A region from the Leptospira venezuelensis genome encodes:
- a CDS encoding phosphotransferase, translated as MNEVLSEIDFRFLAIDGKFPEKIDSLNPEASARRYYRAIYPDGTTKILCKDQVFQHDFQEVGHFLEHHGFKVPKIYKTDVFNKLMLLSDEGDFDLSSIKDDAEYRTFLVKSLELLVSLQKTRPEPPVSTREFDYEKLNFENKFTFSSYTNFSEMFKLKTKLRPEVFFFLEEASGFLAEYKEKVFCHRDFHARNIMLSPNGDLTLIDFQDARMGTPFYDISSLLYDAYRPIPFAMRQGLFLLFLKLSDNRFKKPRECYYLQCLQRSYKALGSYFMLVAEKKQDKYRQSVLNCLDNLLEIVQVGLFPDQLFLFFHLLKKELSDNTLFLEKL; from the coding sequence ATGAATGAAGTTTTAAGTGAGATAGATTTTCGCTTCCTTGCGATAGACGGAAAGTTCCCTGAAAAAATAGACTCACTCAATCCAGAAGCTTCTGCTCGCAGATATTATCGTGCAATATATCCTGACGGAACCACAAAGATCCTATGCAAGGACCAAGTCTTTCAGCACGACTTTCAAGAAGTAGGGCATTTTTTAGAACACCACGGCTTCAAAGTCCCTAAAATTTATAAGACCGATGTATTCAATAAACTAATGCTTCTTTCCGACGAAGGAGATTTTGATCTAAGTTCCATAAAAGATGATGCTGAATATAGAACTTTCTTAGTAAAATCTTTGGAATTATTGGTTTCTCTCCAAAAGACAAGGCCAGAACCGCCAGTTTCAACTCGAGAATTTGATTACGAAAAGTTAAATTTCGAAAATAAGTTTACGTTTTCCTCATATACCAACTTCTCCGAAATGTTCAAACTTAAAACTAAACTCAGACCAGAAGTGTTTTTTTTCTTGGAGGAGGCTTCAGGATTTTTAGCTGAGTATAAGGAAAAGGTTTTCTGTCATCGGGACTTTCATGCTCGAAATATCATGCTTTCTCCTAACGGAGATTTGACTCTAATAGATTTCCAAGATGCAAGAATGGGAACTCCATTTTATGATATTTCCAGTCTACTGTATGATGCTTATAGACCGATCCCATTTGCTATGAGACAGGGACTCTTCTTACTCTTCCTGAAACTAAGCGACAACAGATTTAAAAAACCAAGAGAATGTTATTATCTACAGTGTTTGCAAAGATCTTATAAGGCTCTCGGGTCCTATTTTATGTTAGTGGCGGAGAAAAAACAGGACAAATACAGACAAAGTGTATTAAATTGTTTGGATAATCTGTTAGAGATCGTGCAAGTGGGACTTTTCCC
- a CDS encoding hybrid sensor histidine kinase/response regulator: MTKGKNPNVLIIDDEAEIRTALERVISREGYHVFLAEDFESAMTIVRDHAIDIVISDILMGGKDGIEVAREIKKYNSNIPVILITGNPQLHTAEEALRNRVFDYISKPVSRQNILAALENARKEKEDRDRKSKKIIKAVREKTHFAQQSKDLDYRNSLILETTGDCVITLDEDLLIHGANEATIRNFGYDENEIVGQKITLLISDENIDAYMERITHLMSRKSDHNIARLHNAELVSRSGEKFNFDISVCRYELNGKTYYTGIARDITQKNIISEKLIDAERRAFLTTIASSIGHEINNALTAIQGFIEVARLPDADEPIKDKAISVTWNQITKLKNLTFNLLQLGKPGDSGRDKEDLDLNEVVESVIEVFRKTTRLKYCEIVFDRSPDKTPVHSNADQLSLLFSNIFLNSADATENRGRIEISVVEKNHHPMVKIKDNGVGMSKDILNKIFQPYFTTKKTGQGTGLGMFVAKEIADVFGIRIEIDSEPEKGTEFRLVFPDKL, from the coding sequence ATGACAAAGGGAAAAAATCCCAACGTCTTAATCATCGATGACGAAGCAGAAATTAGAACTGCTTTGGAACGTGTAATCTCAAGAGAAGGTTATCACGTTTTTCTTGCAGAAGATTTTGAATCCGCTATGACGATCGTGAGAGATCATGCGATAGATATAGTAATTTCTGATATTCTAATGGGCGGTAAAGATGGGATTGAAGTCGCCAGGGAAATCAAAAAATATAATTCTAATATTCCAGTAATACTCATCACAGGCAACCCTCAACTTCATACAGCGGAAGAAGCTCTTAGAAATAGAGTATTCGATTATATATCCAAACCTGTAAGCAGACAGAATATCCTAGCTGCGTTAGAGAATGCCCGCAAAGAGAAAGAAGATAGAGATAGAAAATCAAAAAAGATCATAAAGGCAGTTCGAGAAAAAACACATTTCGCACAACAATCGAAAGATCTGGATTACCGCAATAGTTTGATTTTAGAAACTACCGGTGACTGCGTGATCACTCTAGATGAGGATCTTCTTATTCACGGCGCTAACGAAGCTACTATCAGAAATTTTGGATACGATGAGAATGAAATCGTAGGGCAAAAGATCACTCTCTTAATCTCCGACGAAAACATAGATGCGTATATGGAAAGGATCACTCATTTGATGAGTCGTAAATCCGATCACAATATCGCCAGATTACATAACGCAGAATTGGTCAGCCGAAGCGGAGAAAAATTCAATTTTGATATTTCTGTATGTCGATACGAATTAAACGGAAAAACATATTATACAGGGATTGCAAGAGATATCACTCAAAAGAATATCATCTCCGAAAAACTAATCGACGCGGAAAGAAGAGCATTCCTAACTACGATCGCTTCCAGCATTGGTCATGAGATCAATAACGCACTTACTGCAATACAAGGTTTTATTGAAGTCGCAAGGCTTCCTGATGCTGATGAACCTATCAAAGATAAGGCAATCTCAGTCACTTGGAATCAGATTACTAAATTAAAGAACCTGACTTTCAACTTACTACAATTAGGGAAACCAGGAGATTCTGGTAGAGACAAAGAAGACTTGGATCTAAACGAAGTAGTAGAATCAGTCATAGAAGTTTTCAGAAAGACCACTCGTTTAAAATATTGTGAAATAGTATTCGACAGAAGTCCTGACAAAACGCCAGTACATTCGAACGCAGACCAATTGAGCCTTTTATTCTCTAATATCTTTTTAAACTCCGCAGATGCGACAGAGAATAGAGGAAGAATAGAGATCTCCGTTGTAGAAAAGAACCATCATCCTATGGTCAAGATCAAAGATAACGGAGTAGGAATGAGTAAAGATATTTTAAACAAGATCTTTCAACCTTACTTCACCACTAAAAAAACCGGCCAAGGCACTGGGCTTGGAATGTTCGTAGCTAAAGAGATTGCTGATGTATTTGGCATCCGAATAGAAATCGATTCAGAGCCTGAAAAAGGCACCGAATTCCGCTTGGTCTTTCCGGACAAATTGTAG